A segment of the Prosthecobacter debontii genome:
CACATCCACGTCCTCATTGTCCACCACATCCTCCCAGCGGGCGAAGGGCTTGGCCTCGGGAGCGAATTCCCGACAAAACGCCTCGGCACTGGCCAAGCTGGAATTGGCCACGGCGGTGATTTGGACGTTGGGCAGCGCACGCAACCCTGGCAGGTGACGCTGTTTCACGATTCCCCCTGCCCCGACAATGCCAATGCGGATGATCTTTTCTTCGCTCATTCCTCCCAGTGAAGCCAGCCTCTGGCCGGGTGCAAAGGAATGCTGCCAGATGATTCCTGAATTGCAGCGCCGTGGGCTGTGGATGACAATGCCTCCATGCGGATTCTCCACCTCTACATTTCCCCAGAGCACAACTACTTTGGGCATCATGGCAAGCCGCCAGGCCAAGCGGCGATTGAGGAAGTGGAATCAGTGGAATGTGTGGCGGGTCAGGGCTTGGTCGGAGATCGCTTCTTCGGCCACAAAGAGAATTACAAAGGCCAAGTGACCTTCTTTGCCCATGAAGTGTATGAGCGACTCTGCGAGCAGTTCCAGGCCATGGGCATCTCACCTGCCATCTTTCGTCGCAATGTGATCACGAAAGGAGTCGATCTCAATACGCTGATCGGTCAGGAGTTCGAAGTCCAAGGCGTGCGCTTCATCGGCACGGAGGAATGCCGACCTTGCTACTGGATGGATCAGGCTTTAGCGCCTGGGGCCGAAGAAGCCATGAAGGGCAATGGCGGCCTGCGCGCGCGTGTCCTTAGCGATGGCACGCTGCGCAAAGACTAATCATTGGGAAAAAGAGTTCGTACTGTCATACAACCTCCCTGCTGAAGTCACAGACTGGCACGACATGAAACGCTCAGCCTTTTTCCTCACTCTTTTGCTCACCGGTTCCGCCACCGCGCAGCTCGCTATCGTGGAGCAGCGCTTCAAGGAACTGGACAAGAATGGCGATGGCTTAATCGCAGGTGAAGAGATGCAAGCCGCGGATTATCTGTCCAAGCTGGACCTGGATGGCAATGGCTCACTCACGCTGGCGGAAGCGAAAACAGCCATTGCCCGAACCGAGAAAGCCAAGACCGCCGCGACACCCGGAAAAACAGGCATCGCGGAATTCGATAAACTGGACAAAAACGGCGATGGCCTCCTCACTCGCGACGAATTACTGCAAAAGCGATGGATGCGTTTCCTCGATGGCAATGCGGACGGCCAAGTCACTCTAGCCGAAGCCACCGAAGCCATGAGCCGACTGCGCAAGAAGGGCCTGCCTGAAGAAAGCACCGCCCCGGTCACGCCAGCCTCTGAAGACCCCAGCCTGAAGGAAGCCCCTGAAATCCTGAAAGGCAGTGAGCATGGCGTCGGTCATCTGGTGGCCGATCTTGTCCTGAAAGATAACCACGGCCAAGAGCAGCCTCTGAGTCAACGCTTGGAGCAAAGCCAGGGCATAATCCTCGCCTTCTTCGGAGCCACCTGCCCCATCAGCGGTAAGCTAGGAGCGGAACTCGCTCGCTTAGAAAAAGACGCCGCCGAGCAGCAGGTTCAGATGCTATTGGTCTGTCCAGTCGCGGTAGAAACGGCGGAGGATATCCAAGCCTTCATCACCAAGCACGGCCTCACCTCACCCGTCATTCACGACACCGATGGCCAGCTCGCACAGGCTCTGCAGGCCACCACCACCACGGAAGTCTTTCTTCTGGATGCCGCACGCACACTGATTTATCGCGGGGCCATCAATGACCAATACGGCCTCGGTTACGCCAAGGACAAACCTAACAAGACCTATCTTCGCGACGCACTGGCCGCGATGCTGCGTCACGAAAGTCCTGAGATCACCGCGACCACAGCCCCAGGTTGTGCCCTGGATCACCAGGAAAAAACTCAGGTCGTTCAAAAAAACGTGACTTATCACAACCAGATCGCTCGCATCATGCAGGCCAATTGTGTGACCTGTCACCGCAAAGATGCCATCGGCCCCTTCAGCCTGGAAACCTATGACGACGTTATCGAAAACGCCGGTATGATTCGCAAGCAGGTGGAGCGAGGTGCCATGCCTCCGTGGTTTGCCGCCGAGCCGCCTACCGGCCAGCACAGCCTCTGGATCAACGACACCTCTCTCTCTGCTCAGGATAAGCAAGACCTCCTGACCTGGCTAGCCGGCGGCCGTCCACTTGGCAATCCCTCCGATGCGCCCAAGCCACTGCACTTTCCTGAAGAATGGGCCATCGGCACCCCGGATGCCATCGTGCAGCTTCCCAAGCCGATCTCCATCAAAGCCGAAGGCACCATGCCTTACCAGTTCGTCACCGCCACCACCTCCTTTGACAAAGATCAGTGGGTTCAAGGTTACGAAATCATGCCCACCGACCGAGCCGTGGTCCATCATGTCATCGTGCAAGTCCATCCCAAAGGCAGTGATGTGAAGGACCGTGGTGAGGGAACCGAGGGTTATTGGGCAGCCTATGTCCCCGGTAACTCCGCGCACATCTGGCCAGAAGGTTTTGCCAAAAAACTCCCCGCAGGTTCCATCGTCAGCTTTCAGATTCATTACACCCCGAATGGCCGCAAGACTGAGGACCAACTGCGCATGGGACTCGTCTTTGCGAAAGAGCCACCCCGTTACCTGGTCCACACCGCCGCCGTCGCGCATACCCGCCTGAACATCCCTGCCGGTGAGGGACATCACATCGAAGTGAAGGAACAAACGGTGCCCCGCGACATGAACGTCATGGCCTACATGGCTCACATGCATGTGCGAGGCAAAGCCTTCAAATTTGAAGTAACACCTCCCGGTGGAGGCACACCCGAAGTGCTGCTGGATATCCCCCGCTACGACTTCAACTGGCAGCTTCGTTATGACTATGCGCAACCCCGCTTTCTAGCTCGCGGCAGCAAGGTCAAGATCACCGCCGTCTTCGATAACAGCGAGAGCAATCCCGCCAATCCAGACCCCACAAAGAACGTGCGTTGGGGTCCCCAGACCCAGGATGAAATGATGATAGGCTACTTCGAGTATTACACCTCCAGCGGTGCCGATGTGGCCGTGCAGTAAGGCAAACTCAGCTCATTCCTTTCTTCCCAGAAAACGCCATGAGACTCAAATCCTTCAACTTCTGGGAAGTCACTTCTGGGAATGTGCTGGGTCTGACCACCCAATATCTGATCTACTGCGGCATTGCCTGGGTGTTGGGCTATTGGCTTTTCAAACGGGCGTGGTTTCACCGTGAAATCATCTCCCGTTTTCCCCGTAGCCGAGACATCTGGCGAGACATTGGGTTATCCGTCTCCTCCATCCTCATCTTCAGCCTGGTGGCAGGCCTCACTTATTTAGCGGCCAAAAAAGGTTGGACCCAGATCTATTGGAAACGGGCGGAGCATAGCCAAGTTTGGTTTTGGACCAGCATCGTCTGCACGATCTTCCTGCATGACGCTTGGTTTTACTGGACGCATCGACTCATGCACCACAAGAAGCTATTCAAGTGGTTTCACAAGGCCCATCACCTTTCGCACAATCCGACCCCATGGACAGCTTATGCCATGGACCCGCTCGAAGCCTTGGTGAACGCGATGATCTTTCCCCTCGCTGCCTTGACCCTCCCGCTGCACCTCCATGCCTTCAGTCTGTTCATGGTCTGGCAGATTGTTTTCAACGTGGCGGGCCATGCAGGCTATGAATTTTACCCGCGTTGGTCTCTACGAACGCCCCTGGGTTGGATCCTCAATACCCCAACCAACCACGTCATGCACCATGAGAAACTGCGGGGAAACTACGGGCTCTATTTCAATCTCTGGGATCGCCTCATGGGCACGAATCACGCCGAATACGAAAAGCGTTTCACCGAGATCACCAGCGGTAACAAAAGGGCCACGACGACAACACCTCCCTCCTCGGCTCCAGCCGCGACACCATAGCTTAGCGGATCACCCTTTCTTCAATCGCTCATACGCTGACTTCACCACCCATCCCGTGGCTTCCAAGGCAGCGCGGGCTTGATCAGGCGTGGAGGCCGTGAGTTGAACGAGGATCCGGATCGCTCGATCTCGCAACTTCACGTTGGAGGGATTCAAATCCACCATGAGATTGCTGATCACCTTGCCGACCTTGGTCATGGCCAGCGTAGTGATGATGTTGAGCACCAGCTTGGTGGCCGTGCCGGATTTCAAACGAGTCGAACCCGTCAGCACCTCGGGTCCCACATTGGGCGTGAGCAGAACCTTCGGTTTCCAGGCCGGTTCGCGCAACTTGCGCACGGCCTCTCTCATTGCCGGATTGAAGCACAGCAGCACCGTGAATGCACCCCGGCGATTGGCCTCATGCAAGGCTCCCCACACAAACGGCGTGCGACCACTGGCGGCGATGCCGATGAAGACATCCTGGGCGTCAAGCTGTCGGAAAGAGATCGCTTCACTTCCGGCCTGCACATCATCCTCAGCTCCTTCGACAGCGCTCCATAGGGCCTGCCGCCCCCCGGCAATGATACCCTGCACCTGTTCACGCGGAGCACGGAACGTCGGAGGTATCTCACTGGCATCCAGCACCCCGAGACGCCCGCTGGTGCCTGCTCCGGCATAAAAGAGGCGCCCGTTGGTTTGAAACGCGGCCACGACTTTCTCGACCACCTGAGTCAGGGCCCGCTTCTCCTTCAAGACTGCCGCAGGGATCAGGGCATCTTCGCTCAACATGAGTTCGATCCCTTGGGGCAAGGGCAACCGATCCAGCTTGATCGAACGAGGATTACGCAGCTCGGTGGGAGAGTCTGAGAGAACTTGCAGGTCCGCGATTGGAGCAGGTAGGGTCAGGGGTGCCACAGGTTGAGACGCGGAACAGGCTTTGCCGATCTCTGGCCTAACCACACCTTCAGCCAGCTTCACGGCACCCCACACCGAGGGCCGTGCGAGTGGTATGACGCGTGCACGTCTGCTCCAGCACGTCCTGATACGGCGGCTCACGTCTCGCATGAAACTGGGATTGCGCAGCATGACACCGCCATTCAGAACGAACTCCACCGGACTACCCGCCGGGGCAATCTGACTGGCACATGCGCATGCGTCTTCGGCCAGCATCGCTGCGGCATCCGCCAAGATTTTTTTGGTCAATCGATCCCCTGTCTGAGCGACGGCAAAGACGGTCACCGTGAGATTCGCGATCTCGGTTTTCGTCGCATGCACGGACCACGGGATGAGCTGATCCGGTTCATTGAACATGAGAGCATTCAGAATCGCCACACCCAGCTTCCCCATACGGCCTCGGTGATCCAGATCCGCCATCACCGCACGTAAAGCACGCAGGCCGATATCACAGGCACTGCCGCGGTCGCCAATGATGTGCCCTCGCCCCCCAACCTTGGCCGTTCGTCCGTCGGGCGTGCGGCCAAAGCAGCACGAACCTGTGCCACTCAAGACGAGCACCCGCGGCAGTTCCTTGACCGACTCCGGTGCCGCAGCGAGGGCTGTTTCCAGGTCATTCGTCGCGACACAGGGGATGTTGGGCCAGATGCGTGAAATCGCCTTGGCCAGTCGCTCTTGATCCACATGGGTGCGTGCCCCGGCCAGCCCGACACCGATGGCTTGCGGGACATAAAGCAGTCGCTCCGCTATCGCTCGGAGATGCCAGCGTAATTCGCGGTCCGTCATCAGCGAGAGCACCGCGGGTCCGGTTTGGAAATTCATCAGTGTCGTCCCTGCGCCATCCACCAACCGCACGCTGGTGCGGGTGCCGCCGCCTTCGATACCCAACAGCACAGGAGAAACAATGGAAGCGGTCATGGGAGGGAAAACCTAGCGCCAAGATGTCACAAACTTGTGAACTGTCGAGCCTGCCGCCGGGGCATCTGCGCCAGGAAGGTAAGGAGTTTGTAAGCAGCATCTGAAATCATTGATTCTATAATTTGAGAATCTAAAATGCGGTCGTTCTCAATTTTGAAACCATTCCTGTGCCTACGATGCGTTGCCTCCCCCGCAGATTGCTCAAAATGGTCGCCAGCTTTCTGGCGCTTCACCTCAGTCTGTGGGCCGGAGTGAATCCCACTCGGCTCATGGTGGACCTGTCACCCACGCCAGACACGGTCATGCTGAGTGCCTTTGATCTCAGCATCGTGGAGGCCGATGCGAAGGTGGACCTGGAAGCGCAGCAGACCTTGGGCAACAAGGTGCTGGCACGAGTGAACGTTTTTGAGCTTCCGCCAAGATCGCGAGCTATCGACATCGCTAAAAAGATCGGCGTGCCTACTCTGGAGGCGACCCAAGCAGGCTGGACACGGCTAGACGCCACGCACCCTAACTGGGTGCCTCTGGTGGTGCGTGAGATGGTGCAACATGCCGCGGAGCAGGGTTTCGATGGATTCGTCCTGACCGGCCTGGAAACCATCAGCCAGGATGCCGAGCGCGCGGCCTGTTTGAAAGCCATTCAAGAACTGGATCGCATCTATCCTGACAAACAACTGATCCTCGAAAACGGTTTGGATCTCGTGGCCGAAGGCCGTCGTTTTCTGGATGGCGTGCTGTTCATCGGGCGGGCTGAAAATCCAGCGGTGAGAGATCAGCGCATCCGGGAGGTGAAGCGTCATGGCCTCCAACCTCTGGTGGTGGAGTCCTTACCCGAGACAGTCACGGATGAGGAGATCGCCCGGCACACCGAGCATTTTCGCGCCATGGGTGCGGTTCCCTTTTTTACCACTCCTGATCTCCAGGGCACCCATCTGGGGCCACTGGTGGAGGTCACGCGTCATGTGGTCGTGATCCACTCGGGAGCCGCATCGGAGACCTTCACCGCTCATGTTCTGCAGGGATCGCTAGAGTGGTTAGGCTGGCAGGTGAGCTATGTGGATGCAGGGAAAATGCAGCAGCCGGAGCAAGTGCAGGAATGGCAGCAAGCCGATGCGCTTATTCTGGACGCCAACCTCCAGGCTCAGCCCCAGCAGCAGGGTTTCTTGCTCGATGCTGTGCGTGCCCTCAAGGAACGCCGAGCCCCGCTGCTGCTGACCGGTGCCCCTTGGGGCAATGACGCCGACTTTTCCCAATGGTCTCAGACCCTAGGCCTACGTGGCAACGGGAGAGCCCTCCCAGTCACAGGCAAGGCCAGCATCAAGCCCATCGCCTCCCCCTGGTTGCATCAGGCGGGCAGTATGCGCGCACGGACCCTCGGTTTTCGTGATCTGCGTGCCCCAGCGGGAGCCTCGGTCCTCAGCGCCATCGAAGCCGATGGCATTCTTTTCGATCAAGTTTTTATCACGTCATGGGGTGGAGTGTGGCTGGATGCCATGGCGAAAGAAGCCGGGCCACAAATCGCCCCGCTGCCATTTCTCGAACATTGGTTAGGCCGCTATTCCCGCGTTCCCGTCATGGATGTAGCCAGCCAAAATGGTCGCCGTTTGCTCATTCCGGTCGTGGATAGTGAGGGCTTTACCCAATCCACAACGCTTCAAGGACTGCCGCTTGCTGCAGAGGCATTGACCGAGCGACTGCTCTCACGCTACTCGCTTCCGTTCACCGTGGCCGTGTGTGAAGGAGATCTGCGAGGCACCAATCCAGGTCTGGACCCACGGGATACGCTGCGCTATGAAGCTGCCGCACGGGCGATCTTCTCACTGCCTCAGGTGCATGCCGCAGCCGGCAGCCTGAGCCGCCCCTCGAGCTGGGAAACCTGCCCGGAGATGGAGCGCGAGGTCGCAGGCACCATGGCCTACGTTCATCGCCGCCTGCTGCCTGCAGGACGCCATGTGGACCTGATGCTGTGGCCTCAAGGAGCGCGGCCTACGGATGAAGCCGTGGCGTTTAGCCATCGCATGGGGGTGGAAAATGCATGGATCACCGCCACCACTACCCTGCCTGGCACATCGCCAGCTAAGATGGCGCAAACCTGGGGTCAGCATCAGAGTCTCCTCACGCTCACACCTTTACCTCATCAAGGCGCCCTGAGGGCAGCCGAATTTATCGCCCACGAAGAGGCACAAAACGCCAGCCGCTGGATGCAACCGGTGAATGCCATCTTCAGCTTTCGTGATGCAGCAACAGAGGAAAGGCTGTGGGAAGCTGAAAACATTCTCGACTGGTGTGCCTCCCAGCCTCTGCATGCCATCACACTGGCCGAGCACGCCAAGATCGTTCGCGATGCCGCCCGCACACGCCTGTTTGAGCAAGGCCCTGGGCACTGGATTCTGGTCAATGCCGGGCAGGCACGCACCCTTCGCCTACCTGTGAGTGCCGGCATTCCAGATCTGGACCGCAGCGTCGGTCTGGCCGGTTACAGCGTGCGTGGCCCGGATCTTTACATTCATACGTTAGGCCGTCGCCGCACCGAGTTGGTGCTAACCCCGCAGGGCACGCCCACTCATCTCCGACTCACGTCCGCCAGTGGCAAGCTCCGGTATGATGAAGCGGGCCAGCAGCGCGCCCTGATTCAGGTGGCGGACCTGCGTCCGGTCGAGCTCAGTTTTGCAGGGATTGCCCCCGGGTCGGTCTGCCAAGTCTTCACCACCGATCACCCGCAATTCCTCACCGCAGATTCGCGGGGGCAGATCGAAGTCACGGTCCCAGCGCAAAGCGCCGTGCGTGTGCAGGTGCTCAACTCCCCACAAGCGGCGATGCGATGAAACTGACCCGAAGCCGTGCCTTTCTCCTCCTCGTTCTTTATGCCGTCTTGATCGGTATCTGGACGTGGCGCTTCATGCCTAAATCCGCCCATGCAGCGGAGATAGGGGATTCACAGCCTACAGCGCAAGAAGGCATCGCCGGTTGGCTGGCTGCTGCGCCTCAAGACACCGCCTTACCGGCGCTCCTGGCCTTAGCGCGCATGCCTGAGGAACAGGTGCAAATCTTGGCTGCCTGGCTGAGTTTTTCCCCTGACCGTCAAATCCGTCAATTGACCGTTCAGAAAGCTCCGATTGCCGACCTCGGTCCCGAATGGAATGCCGCGCTTCTGCACACCTGGTTAGCCCAAACACCCCAGATCGACCTCATCGAGGTGCATCTGATGATCGCCGCCGCCGGGGATCGGGTGGCGGACAACCAGAGGCAGGCAATCCTGGAGGACCTCGCACGCCGCGCCCAGCGGCAAGGCGATCTCGTCGATGCCGTGACCATTCTAGGGCGTGCCTGTGAACTGCCAGGGGCCACTTGGGAAACCCTTCGCCAGTTGACCATGGCGGCACGCACAGCTCGTCATACCGGTCCGGCTCAAAAAGCTCTGCGTCTCTGGATTCAACGCCATGCGGACACTGAGCAGGATAGTCTGATCGAAGAAGCCAAGGACCAAGCGTTTTCGCTCATGATGGAGGCAGGAGATGTTGAAGAAGCACTCTCACAGCAATTGGCGGAATTCGCTGGTACTGCGCCCTACTCCGAACACGCTCTGGATCGCGCTTGGTTGGCGGCTCAGCAAGCCCGTCAGGGCTCGCGCTTTCTGCCCTACCTGGAGCGTCATCTGCAATCTTTTTCCGAGCACTCGCTCTCCATTCAGGCGCTTCAGCAGCAGTCTGACATCTCGCCGAATTACCTGCGTTGGCTTTCCTGCTACGCCTCCATCTGTGACGATGAGCAGCCCAATGCCGTGAGCTTCGCGGCCTTTCTCCGGCTGGTGGCAGCCCGTGATCCACGTGCTTTGCCCAGGCTCTGCGCCCTGGCTAAAACTCCAGCTCAGATCGAGCAACTCGACGAAGCACTGAACGCAGCCCTGGACTGCGCGGAGACTCAGAGCACGGTGCTTCAACTCGCGCAAACGCACCCTGTGGCCAAACGCATGCTGGCTCTGCGTCTGCGGCAGGCTCCTTATCACCGCCAACTTCACTATGCCGCCACTCTGGCAGCAGCAGCCGCTCAGTCTCAGGGCTCCGCATCGGTGCTTTGGCAGGAGTTTCTCCGGCGATTCCCAGATGATGTATCGGCCCGCCGTCGCTTGATTCAAGCCCATCTCCAGGATCATCAGCCGGCCATGGCCTTGCGCGCCTACGCGGAGTTGCCTAACCAATCTTTAACCGAAGATGATCGACATCAGATGACGATCCTTCAGCAGCTCTGAGAGAGCGGTTAAAGCCGGTAATCCAGGCTCACAAAGTCCAAGATCCTCTGCCAGAGCACCTGCCAGACGGGCAGTTCATCACCATACACACGGGCACTCCCCGTCATTCCCGGTCGGAGGTGCCCATCCGGATTGTGGAGAAGCACGGTCACCCCGTAAATCACCTCCAGCGGTTTCAGGTGCCCCTGAGCATCGGGCTGCGCCGCGATGTCCCCTCCGAGCGTGGCGACGAGGTTCGGCGGCAGCTCAGTGGTGGGTGGGGTTTTCAGGTCTGCCACCACCTCGCCAAGGTAGGTCTCCTGAGGCCGGGCACGCATCCGTAGTTCCACCTTTTGGCCAGCATGGATGTCACGCGCCTGACGTTCATTGAGCGGGATGAACACGCGTAGTTGAGTCAGGTCCGCAATCTCACACAGGGCATCTCCAGGGCGCATGGCCGCCGAACTCAAGCGATCAAGATCCGGTGTTAACACCACTCCGGCACGGGGTGCCTTCAGGATGCGTTTTTCATCCTGACGCTGAGCTTCTACCAGCGCAATCTCTGCCTCAGCCAGGGAGGTCTTGGCTTGCTGATAATAGGCCGGAGCATTCGCCCCTAAGGTGAGATCCAAATACTTCCGGCGCCGCTCCACTTCCAGCTTGCCCACAGTTACCGCGCTGCTGAGACGGGGGCTGGATAGCACGGCAAGAGTTTCACCCGCCTGCACCGTTTGCCCCGTCCGCACACGAATCTCTTCGATCTTCCCAGGCACCTCTGCACGCACCCAATCCTGCTCCACCGACTGCATGACGGCCGGGCGCTCCACCTTGATCTGCCAGGGGCTGAATAAGATCACGGTCAGCACAACAACGCCCCCCGCAAGCACTGTCAGAGGCCGCCGCCAACGTGAAGGCTGATGGCGCTGCTGTGCGAGCTGCTGTTTGAAAAAGGAAACCACAGGGACGATCAACATGGAGATCAATGCGCCGATCCCAATGGCATCTCCCAACCAGCTCAGGCCATAGGGCTTCAACAGATGGTGGAAGATCATCGCAATCCCTAGCGTGATCTGCAGCAGATAGAGCTGGGCGGCGAAACTATACAAGACAAACCAGCCGCGATTTTGCCGCGGCAACAGCCGCTCGACCTGTGGCTTAGCTTCGCCACCGAAGATCCAACGGCGACACAGATCACTCACGCAGAGTTGGGCCTTCGAGCGCAGATTGGGCACGCCCAGAATGTCCGTCAGCATGTAGTAACCGTCGAACTTCATCAGCGGATTGGCATTGAAGAGCACCGTCCAGACACTGGTGATCAGCATCAGATTGAACAGCAACTGCTGCCCGGGCCCGAGCTGAGAGACCGCCCACAAAAGCGTGGCGATGGCAGCGATCACCAACTCGACGTAGATCCCGGCGGCTGCCACCAAGACACGATGCCGACGACGTGGAAAAAGATAACTGTCCGTGACATCCGCATACAGAAACGGGCTGAACACAATGACCATCGCCCCCATCTCATGCACCTCCCCCCCGTAATGCTTGCACGTCAGTCCATGACCGAATTCATGAATGACCTTCACCACAATGGTGAGCACCCACACCAGCGCGAGATTGGGCAGGGTCAGGAAATCATTCAGCGAGGGGGCAATGCGCGGGAAATTGAGCACGAAAACCGAAAGCCCAGCGACGAAAATGACTAGGCTGATGACGAACCCGCGCCAAGTCCAAATCGCCCGCAGCGGCCTCTCCAGACGCGTCAGCAACCGATCAGGATCCCAGAGCGGAATCTTGAGAAACAGCGCACTCATGAACATCCCCCACGGGGTTTGGGGCCTCTGGCGGGAACGTTCCAGTTGCAGTTGCTTGTGGGCACCGACCGCAGTGGCCTCCAGAAACCCGGCCACGAGCAACTCATGAGCAAACTGGATGATCCGCTCATTGAGCGACTGATCACTCTGCGCCAAAGCCACATGCGGATAAGCCTCTAAAAAAGCACACCTGATCTCCACCACCGAGCGCCTTCCATCAAACAGTGCGGCAAGGCTGTAGTCCTCTACCGGTAACCGAAAGTATTTCAAGGAAAGCGGGTCCTTAATGATCACAAAGGCGCGCCCCTCGAAGAC
Coding sequences within it:
- a CDS encoding sterol desaturase family protein, producing the protein MRLKSFNFWEVTSGNVLGLTTQYLIYCGIAWVLGYWLFKRAWFHREIISRFPRSRDIWRDIGLSVSSILIFSLVAGLTYLAAKKGWTQIYWKRAEHSQVWFWTSIVCTIFLHDAWFYWTHRLMHHKKLFKWFHKAHHLSHNPTPWTAYAMDPLEALVNAMIFPLAALTLPLHLHAFSLFMVWQIVFNVAGHAGYEFYPRWSLRTPLGWILNTPTNHVMHHEKLRGNYGLYFNLWDRLMGTNHAEYEKRFTEITSGNKRATTTTPPSSAPAATP
- a CDS encoding redoxin domain-containing protein produces the protein MKRSAFFLTLLLTGSATAQLAIVEQRFKELDKNGDGLIAGEEMQAADYLSKLDLDGNGSLTLAEAKTAIARTEKAKTAATPGKTGIAEFDKLDKNGDGLLTRDELLQKRWMRFLDGNADGQVTLAEATEAMSRLRKKGLPEESTAPVTPASEDPSLKEAPEILKGSEHGVGHLVADLVLKDNHGQEQPLSQRLEQSQGIILAFFGATCPISGKLGAELARLEKDAAEQQVQMLLVCPVAVETAEDIQAFITKHGLTSPVIHDTDGQLAQALQATTTTEVFLLDAARTLIYRGAINDQYGLGYAKDKPNKTYLRDALAAMLRHESPEITATTAPGCALDHQEKTQVVQKNVTYHNQIARIMQANCVTCHRKDAIGPFSLETYDDVIENAGMIRKQVERGAMPPWFAAEPPTGQHSLWINDTSLSAQDKQDLLTWLAGGRPLGNPSDAPKPLHFPEEWAIGTPDAIVQLPKPISIKAEGTMPYQFVTATTSFDKDQWVQGYEIMPTDRAVVHHVIVQVHPKGSDVKDRGEGTEGYWAAYVPGNSAHIWPEGFAKKLPAGSIVSFQIHYTPNGRKTEDQLRMGLVFAKEPPRYLVHTAAVAHTRLNIPAGEGHHIEVKEQTVPRDMNVMAYMAHMHVRGKAFKFEVTPPGGGTPEVLLDIPRYDFNWQLRYDYAQPRFLARGSKVKITAVFDNSESNPANPDPTKNVRWGPQTQDEMMIGYFEYYTSSGADVAVQ
- a CDS encoding MOSC domain-containing protein gives rise to the protein MRILHLYISPEHNYFGHHGKPPGQAAIEEVESVECVAGQGLVGDRFFGHKENYKGQVTFFAHEVYERLCEQFQAMGISPAIFRRNVITKGVDLNTLIGQEFEVQGVRFIGTEECRPCYWMDQALAPGAEEAMKGNGGLRARVLSDGTLRKD
- a CDS encoding N-acetylmuramic acid 6-phosphate etherase, whose product is MTASIVSPVLLGIEGGGTRTSVRLVDGAGTTLMNFQTGPAVLSLMTDRELRWHLRAIAERLLYVPQAIGVGLAGARTHVDQERLAKAISRIWPNIPCVATNDLETALAAAPESVKELPRVLVLSGTGSCCFGRTPDGRTAKVGGRGHIIGDRGSACDIGLRALRAVMADLDHRGRMGKLGVAILNALMFNEPDQLIPWSVHATKTEIANLTVTVFAVAQTGDRLTKKILADAAAMLAEDACACASQIAPAGSPVEFVLNGGVMLRNPSFMRDVSRRIRTCWSRRARVIPLARPSVWGAVKLAEGVVRPEIGKACSASQPVAPLTLPAPIADLQVLSDSPTELRNPRSIKLDRLPLPQGIELMLSEDALIPAAVLKEKRALTQVVEKVVAAFQTNGRLFYAGAGTSGRLGVLDASEIPPTFRAPREQVQGIIAGGRQALWSAVEGAEDDVQAGSEAISFRQLDAQDVFIGIAASGRTPFVWGALHEANRRGAFTVLLCFNPAMREAVRKLREPAWKPKVLLTPNVGPEVLTGSTRLKSGTATKLVLNIITTLAMTKVGKVISNLMVDLNPSNVKLRDRAIRILVQLTASTPDQARAALEATGWVVKSAYERLKKG
- a CDS encoding efflux RND transporter periplasmic adaptor subunit, whose product is MMEILDTPVKAEQEQTRLLEAQVPSAFRSDLQISHQVFEGRAFVIIKDPLSLKYFRLPVEDYSLAALFDGRRSVVEIRCAFLEAYPHVALAQSDQSLNERIIQFAHELLVAGFLEATAVGAHKQLQLERSRQRPQTPWGMFMSALFLKIPLWDPDRLLTRLERPLRAIWTWRGFVISLVIFVAGLSVFVLNFPRIAPSLNDFLTLPNLALVWVLTIVVKVIHEFGHGLTCKHYGGEVHEMGAMVIVFSPFLYADVTDSYLFPRRRHRVLVAAAGIYVELVIAAIATLLWAVSQLGPGQQLLFNLMLITSVWTVLFNANPLMKFDGYYMLTDILGVPNLRSKAQLCVSDLCRRWIFGGEAKPQVERLLPRQNRGWFVLYSFAAQLYLLQITLGIAMIFHHLLKPYGLSWLGDAIGIGALISMLIVPVVSFFKQQLAQQRHQPSRWRRPLTVLAGGVVVLTVILFSPWQIKVERPAVMQSVEQDWVRAEVPGKIEEIRVRTGQTVQAGETLAVLSSPRLSSAVTVGKLEVERRRKYLDLTLGANAPAYYQQAKTSLAEAEIALVEAQRQDEKRILKAPRAGVVLTPDLDRLSSAAMRPGDALCEIADLTQLRVFIPLNERQARDIHAGQKVELRMRARPQETYLGEVVADLKTPPTTELPPNLVATLGGDIAAQPDAQGHLKPLEVIYGVTVLLHNPDGHLRPGMTGSARVYGDELPVWQVLWQRILDFVSLDYRL